A single Triticum dicoccoides isolate Atlit2015 ecotype Zavitan chromosome 2A, WEW_v2.0, whole genome shotgun sequence DNA region contains:
- the LOC119355230 gene encoding CLPTM1-like membrane protein cnrB yields MSQPAAAAVAAQPQGQAPAGRQGGGLGQSLAGIVRMAVFWYFASKFFGPKRAPTEPGLLMSNLFQKGEPMDMWMYLSENDKFSDFGNEDALIWHETNIPYAVWTPTSTRTHTLTYYPTEALKHNGSLYAHVYFSRSGYPVDPTDPEYEQKSAFGRTHPIVAYLRKSKAGHKKSLLGDSDESEEKLPPKENKESEDKEEGPVEYISYWKPNVTINLVDDFTRYPQNNIPPNVAPYLNVDPTTNSYYPTVFFNEFWLLRDKLTALNETVKELTLNLEVSPISMTKWQLFLQIEQSFQVHRSYGSMLEGEADELKRVFLEGNPYLLGLTMIVSLFHSLFDFLAFKNDIQFWNKNKSMEGLSAKSVVLNFICQLIIFLYLLDNDTSWMILASSGVGVCIEFWKIGKAMHVEIDRSGKIPMLRFRDRESYAQNKTKEYDALAMKYLTYVLLVLMAGFAIYSLKYDKHKSWYSWILSSLTSCVYMFGFIMMCPQLFINYKLKSVAHMPWRQMTYKFLNTIIDDLFAFVIKMPWLHRLSVFRDDVIFLIYLYQRWVYPVDKKRVNEFGFGGEDEPAAPQTLEGAAAAQQIEAKAETSTEDKKTK; encoded by the exons ATGTCGCAgccggctgccgccgccgtcgcggcGCAGCCGCAGGGGCAGGCCCCGGCTGGGCGGCAGGGAGGCGGCCTGGGCCAGAGCCTCGCCGGCATCGTGCGGATGGCCGTGTTCTGGTACTTCGCGTCCAAGTTCTTCGGCCCCAAGCGCGCCCCCACGGAGCCGGGCTTGCTCATGTCCAACCTCTTTCAGAAGGGAGAGCCAATG GATATGTGGATGTATTTATCGGAGAATGACAAATTTAGCGACTTTGGTAATGAGGATGCACTCATCTGGCATGAAACAAACATACCATATGCAGTCTGGACACCTACCAGTACCAGAACACACACACTGACATACTATCCAACGGAG GCTCTCAAGCACAATGGCTCTTTGTATGCTCATGTTTATTTTTCCCGTTCGGGTTACCCTGTGGACCCTACCGATCCTGAATATGAGCAAAAATCTGCATTTGGAAGGACACATC CTATTGTGGCATACTTGCGGAAATCAAAAGCTGGTCATAAGAAGAGCTTGCTTGGAGATTCGGATGAGTCCGAGGAAAAGCTACCCCCTAAG GAGAACAAAGAGTCCGAAGACAAAGAGGAGGGCCCAGTTGAATATATTTCTTATTGGAAACCAAATGTGACAATAAATCTTGTTGATGACTTCACACG GTATCCCCAAAACAACATTCCTCCAAATGTTGCTCCAT ATTTGAATGTGGATCCAACTACAAACAGTTACTATCCAACTGTATTCTTCAATGAATTTTGGCTGTTGAGGGACAAATTGACAGCACTCAACGAGACTGTGAAGGAACTGACCTTGAACCTTGAAGTTAGTCCTATCAGCATGACCAAGTGGCAATTATTTCTACAGATTGAGCAGTCTTTCCAAGTTCATCGTAGTTATGGAAGTATGCTTGAAGGCGAGGCTGATGAGCTCAAG AGGGTTTTCCTTGAAGGAAATCCATATCTACTGGGGTTGACCATGATTGTATCTCTGTTCCACTCTCTGTTCGATTTCCTGGCTTTCAAGAATG ATATCCAGTTCTGGAATAAAAACAAGTCCATGGAAGGTCTTTCAGCGAAATCTGTTGTTCTGAACTTCATTTGTCAGCTGATTATATTTCTGTACCTGCTTGACAATGATACATCATGGATGATTCTTGCTAGCTCTGGAGTTGGTGTGTGCATTGAATTTTGGAAGATAGGAAAAGCGATGCATGTTGAG ATTGACAGAAGTGGAAAGATACCCATGTTGAGATTCCGGGATCGTGAGTCATATGCACAGAATAAGACTAAGGAGTACGATGCGCTTGCAATGAAGTATCTTACGTATGTCCTTCTAGTCCTTATGGCTGGTTTTGCTATCTATTCACTCAAGTATGATAAACACAAGAGCTGGTACTCGTGGATACTCTCTTCCCTCACAAGTTGTGTTTACATGTTTG GTTTCATTATGATGTGCCCACAATTATTTATCAACTACAAGCTGAAGTCCGTCGCTCACATGCCATGGAGACAAATGACCTACAAGTTCCTCAACACTATAATTGATGATCTGTTTGCATTTGTAATTAAGATGCCGTGGTTGCATCGTCTCTCGGTTTTCAGAGATG ATGTTATCTTCTTGATATACCTCTACCAGAGGTGGGTATACCCAGTTGACAAGAAGCGTGTCAACGAGTTTGGCTTTGGAGGGGAAGACGAACCCGCAGCACCCCAAACTTTGGAAGGAGCAGCGGCTGCCCAACAGATCGAGGCCAAGGCTGAGACGAGCACGGAGGACAAGAAGACAAAGTGA